From a single Wenzhouxiangella sp. XN24 genomic region:
- the nqrM gene encoding (Na+)-NQR maturation NqrM: MAVFVLSFLIFATAIGAMAIGVMCGRPRIEGSCGGLNRVAGVDSDCGGACRRPCARRRAAN, from the coding sequence ATGGCCGTGTTCGTACTCTCTTTTCTCATCTTCGCGACGGCCATCGGCGCGATGGCGATCGGCGTCATGTGCGGCCGCCCCCGGATCGAAGGCAGTTGCGGCGGGTTGAATCGCGTGGCCGGAGTGGACTCCGATTGTGGCGGCGCCTGCCGTCGTCCCTGCGCGCGGCGTCGCGCGGCGAACTGA
- a CDS encoding TatD family hydrolase, with amino-acid sequence MTLVDIGVNLAHDSFDGDRDAVIGRAREAGVARMIITGSSLASSAAALRLARQDPGLFATIGVHPHHATELGEHEVHELEALLADEKAVAVGECGLDFFRDFSPRDRQEAAFRLQLELAMRTGLPVFLHQRDAHERFVALLDECGTRLPAGVAHCFTGGPAELEDYLERGLYIGVTGWVCDERRGDALRAAVRHLPLDRVMIETDAPYLLPRDLQPRPRTRRNEPVHLPHVLQVLAGLMDVSPQELAAASTRNAEALFGL; translated from the coding sequence ATGACGCTGGTCGATATCGGGGTCAACCTCGCCCACGACAGCTTCGACGGCGACCGCGACGCGGTGATCGGCCGGGCCCGGGAAGCCGGCGTGGCCCGCATGATCATCACCGGCAGCTCGCTGGCGTCCAGCGCTGCCGCGCTGCGCCTGGCGAGGCAGGATCCGGGACTGTTCGCGACCATTGGCGTTCATCCGCATCATGCGACCGAGCTTGGCGAGCACGAGGTACACGAACTCGAAGCGCTGCTCGCCGATGAAAAAGCGGTCGCGGTCGGCGAGTGCGGACTGGATTTCTTTCGCGACTTCTCGCCGCGCGACCGGCAGGAAGCGGCATTCCGCCTGCAGCTGGAACTCGCCATGCGCACGGGATTGCCGGTGTTTCTCCACCAGCGCGACGCGCACGAACGATTCGTCGCCCTGCTCGACGAGTGCGGGACGCGCCTGCCGGCCGGCGTCGCGCACTGTTTCACCGGCGGTCCGGCCGAGCTGGAGGATTACCTCGAACGCGGCCTCTACATCGGTGTGACCGGCTGGGTCTGCGACGAGCGCCGCGGCGACGCCCTGCGCGCCGCCGTCCGCCATTTGCCGCTCGACCGGGTGATGATCGAGACCGATGCCCCCTATCTCTTGCCGCGCGACCTGCAGCCCCGTCCGCGCACGCGCCGCAACGAACCGGTCCACCTGCCTCATGTGCTGCAGGTTCTCGCCGGGCTGATGGACGTGTCCCCGCAGGAACTCGCCGCCGCCAGCACGCGCAACGCGGAGGCCTTGTTCGGTCTCTAG
- a CDS encoding M20 family metallopeptidase: MDHARIIALTDQIWDETIVPTLCDYVRIPNKSPNFDPDWEKHGYMDEAAELLAEWCRQQPIAGMSVEIVRLEGRTPVLFIEVAGQNDDTVLLYGHLDKQPEFDGWSDGLSPWEPVIRDGKLYGRGGADDGYAVFGSLTAIRALQDQGIPHARCVILIEGCEESGSFDLPHYIDHLEDRIGTPSLVVCLDAECGNYDQLWCTTSLRGNLVGTLKASVLTEGVHSGGASGIVPSSFRVMRLLLDRIEDPATGSSPLAELTGEIPSARHEQAVAAAAVLGEGVHRRFPWAGNTRPVATDPVELLLNNTWRPTLSVTGADGLPASGSAGNTLRPWTALKLSFRLPPTVDPEAAASAVKRTLETDPPLGAEVEFEVDSAMGGWNAPPVAPWLADSMQRASQAFFGKPALYMGTGGSIPFMGMLGEKFPGVQFLVTGVLGPNSNAHGPNEFLHIAKGKRVTACVAQVLADHFEREKVAVAA; the protein is encoded by the coding sequence ATGGACCACGCCAGGATCATCGCTTTGACGGACCAGATCTGGGACGAGACCATCGTGCCGACGCTCTGCGATTACGTCCGTATTCCCAACAAGTCGCCCAACTTCGATCCGGACTGGGAAAAACACGGCTACATGGACGAGGCGGCCGAACTGCTGGCCGAGTGGTGCCGGCAGCAGCCGATCGCCGGCATGTCCGTGGAGATCGTGCGTCTCGAGGGCCGCACCCCCGTGCTCTTCATCGAGGTGGCGGGACAGAACGACGACACCGTCCTGTTGTACGGCCACCTCGACAAGCAACCGGAGTTCGACGGCTGGAGCGACGGGCTGTCGCCGTGGGAGCCCGTGATCCGCGACGGCAAGCTCTATGGCCGCGGCGGCGCCGACGACGGCTATGCCGTGTTCGGCTCCTTGACCGCCATTCGCGCATTGCAGGACCAGGGCATCCCGCATGCCCGGTGCGTGATCCTGATTGAGGGCTGCGAAGAGAGCGGGAGCTTCGACCTGCCGCACTACATAGATCATCTCGAGGACCGGATCGGCACGCCGAGCCTGGTGGTATGCCTCGATGCGGAATGCGGCAACTACGACCAGCTCTGGTGCACGACGTCCCTGCGAGGCAACCTGGTCGGCACGCTCAAGGCGTCCGTGCTCACCGAGGGCGTGCATTCGGGCGGTGCGAGCGGCATCGTGCCCTCGAGCTTCCGCGTCATGCGCCTGCTGCTGGACCGCATCGAGGATCCGGCCACGGGGAGCAGTCCGCTGGCCGAACTGACCGGGGAGATCCCGTCCGCGCGACACGAACAGGCCGTCGCCGCAGCCGCCGTGCTGGGCGAAGGGGTCCATCGCCGTTTCCCCTGGGCCGGAAACACGCGCCCGGTGGCGACCGACCCGGTGGAACTGCTGCTGAACAACACCTGGCGGCCGACGCTGTCGGTCACGGGCGCGGACGGCCTGCCCGCCAGCGGATCCGCCGGCAACACGCTGCGGCCGTGGACGGCGCTCAAGCTGTCTTTCCGTCTCCCGCCGACGGTCGACCCCGAGGCGGCCGCCAGCGCGGTGAAGCGCACGCTGGAGACCGATCCGCCGCTCGGCGCAGAGGTCGAATTCGAGGTGGATTCCGCCATGGGCGGCTGGAACGCGCCGCCCGTGGCGCCCTGGCTCGCCGATTCCATGCAACGCGCTTCGCAGGCGTTTTTCGGCAAGCCTGCGCTGTACATGGGCACCGGCGGCAGCATTCCCTTCATGGGCATGCTCGGCGAGAAATTCCCCGGCGTACAGTTCCTCGTCACGGGCGTGCTCGGACCCAACTCGAATGCGCATGGCCCCAACGAGTTTTTGCACATCGCCAAGGGCAAGCGGGTCACGGCCTGTGTCGCCCAGGTGCTCGCGGATCATTTCGAACGGGAGAAGGTCGCGGTCGCCGCCTGA
- a CDS encoding NADH:ubiquinone reductase (Na(+)-transporting) subunit D, with translation MNTTGKILLEPVIDRNPITLQILGVCSALAVTTQMIPSLIMGLALIFVIAASSAAISMIRNHMPGNIRIIIQMTIIASLVILVDQFLKAFAYDISRQLSVFVGLIITNCIVLGRAEAFASSNPVGPSVLDGIGHGIGYALVLLVVAFFRELFGSGKLFGIEILPLASEGGWYLPNGLMLLAPSAFFIIGLMIWAIRTWKPAQVEKPEYQIHVVHRTEAL, from the coding sequence ATGAACACGACGGGCAAGATACTTCTCGAACCGGTCATCGACCGCAACCCCATCACCCTGCAGATCCTGGGGGTGTGCTCGGCACTGGCCGTGACGACCCAGATGATTCCGTCGTTGATCATGGGCCTGGCGCTCATTTTCGTCATCGCCGCCTCGAGTGCGGCCATCAGCATGATTCGCAATCACATGCCGGGCAACATCCGCATCATCATCCAGATGACGATCATCGCCTCGCTCGTGATTCTCGTCGACCAGTTTCTCAAGGCCTTCGCTTACGACATCAGCCGGCAGCTGTCCGTGTTCGTCGGCCTGATCATCACCAACTGCATCGTGCTCGGACGCGCCGAGGCATTCGCCTCCAGCAACCCGGTCGGCCCCAGCGTGCTCGACGGCATCGGGCACGGCATCGGCTATGCGCTGGTGTTGCTGGTGGTGGCGTTCTTCCGCGAACTGTTCGGTTCCGGGAAGCTGTTCGGCATCGAGATCCTCCCCCTCGCCAGCGAGGGGGGCTGGTACCTGCCCAACGGGCTCATGCTGCTCGCGCCCTCCGCGTTCTTCATCATCGGGCTCATGATCTGGGCGATCCGGACCTGGAAGCCGGCACAGGTGGAGAAACCCGAATACCAGATCCATGTCGTGCACCGCACGGAGGCGCTGTGA
- a CDS encoding homoserine kinase, translated as MDSVTAFAPASVGNVGVGFDVLGHAIAGVGDSVRLERRSAPGIRLVGVGGLVTDLPRAPEANSATRPLLRMAADHGVTDGIDVTLHKGIPLGSGMGGSAASAVAAVVAADALWELGLDPSLLLQYAMEGENAASGSAHPDNAAASLLGGLVMTEPGMPPRCTRLPVPAGITCVLCHPALEVRTRDARRILAPEVPLAAWVRQSAWLAGFVAGCLRDDLDQVVRCLQDEIIWPQRAELVPGAAQALTAARAAGALGGSLSGSGPSVFAWTRTAQSAAVAAAFEQSFRTRGVASETWVSSPDAPGAHLVPGD; from the coding sequence ATGGATAGCGTCACCGCATTTGCGCCCGCATCGGTCGGCAATGTCGGCGTCGGCTTCGACGTCCTCGGGCACGCGATCGCCGGCGTGGGCGATTCGGTCCGGCTCGAAAGACGCAGCGCCCCCGGCATCCGGCTGGTCGGCGTGGGAGGCCTGGTCACCGACCTGCCGCGCGCTCCGGAAGCCAATTCCGCGACCCGGCCGTTGTTGCGGATGGCAGCGGATCACGGCGTGACCGACGGCATCGACGTGACACTTCACAAGGGCATTCCCCTGGGCTCCGGCATGGGCGGGTCTGCGGCTTCGGCCGTCGCTGCCGTGGTGGCGGCCGACGCCCTGTGGGAACTGGGTCTGGACCCATCCCTTCTGCTGCAGTACGCGATGGAAGGCGAGAACGCAGCCAGTGGTTCGGCCCACCCCGACAATGCCGCGGCTTCGCTGCTCGGGGGCCTGGTCATGACCGAACCCGGGATGCCGCCCCGATGCACCCGTCTGCCCGTGCCGGCGGGGATCACCTGCGTGCTGTGTCACCCGGCGCTGGAGGTGCGCACCCGCGACGCCCGGCGCATCCTGGCGCCCGAGGTACCCCTGGCGGCCTGGGTGCGCCAGTCCGCCTGGCTGGCCGGCTTCGTCGCCGGCTGCCTGCGCGACGATCTCGACCAGGTGGTCCGTTGCCTGCAGGACGAGATCATCTGGCCGCAGCGGGCGGAACTCGTGCCCGGCGCGGCCCAGGCGCTCACGGCGGCGCGTGCGGCCGGCGCACTCGGTGGCTCGCTCTCCGGTAGCGGGCCTTCGGTGTTCGCCTGGACCCGGACGGCGCAGTCGGCGGCGGTCGCCGCGGCTTTCGAGCAGAGTTTCCGCACGCGGGGCGTCGCGAGCGAGACGTGGGTCTCCAGCCCGGACGCGCCCGGCGCGCACCTCGTCCCCGGAGACTGA
- the nqrE gene encoding NADH:ubiquinone reductase (Na(+)-transporting) subunit E — MEGLIGLFLRAVFIENLALAFFLGMCTFLAVSKKVETAIGLGLAVVVVQAITVPANSLIYQFILRPGALDWAGLPQVDLSFLGLITYIGVIAAMVQILEMTLDRFFPALYSALGIFLPLITVNCAILGGSLFMVERNYDFAQSVTYGIGSGVGWALAIVALAGIREKLKYSDVPDGLQGLGITFISTGLMAMAFMAFSGIQV; from the coding sequence ATGGAAGGACTCATCGGCCTTTTCCTGCGAGCGGTCTTCATCGAGAACCTGGCGCTCGCGTTTTTCCTCGGCATGTGCACTTTCCTGGCGGTATCGAAGAAAGTGGAGACCGCCATCGGGCTGGGCCTCGCCGTGGTGGTGGTGCAGGCCATCACCGTGCCGGCCAACAGCCTGATCTACCAGTTCATCCTGCGTCCCGGCGCGCTCGACTGGGCGGGCTTGCCCCAGGTGGACCTGTCCTTTCTCGGCCTGATCACCTACATCGGGGTGATCGCCGCCATGGTGCAGATCCTCGAGATGACGCTCGACCGCTTCTTCCCCGCCCTGTATTCGGCATTGGGCATCTTCCTGCCGCTGATCACCGTCAACTGCGCCATTCTCGGCGGCAGCCTCTTCATGGTGGAGCGGAACTACGATTTTGCCCAGAGCGTGACCTACGGGATCGGCAGCGGCGTGGGCTGGGCGCTGGCGATCGTCGCGCTGGCGGGGATCCGGGAGAAGCTGAAATACAGCGATGTGCCGGACGGGCTGCAAGGCCTCGGGATCACGTTCATTTCCACCGGCCTGATGGCGATGGCCTTCATGGCATTCTCCGGGATCCAGGTGTAG
- the nqrF gene encoding NADH:ubiquinone reductase (Na(+)-transporting) subunit F yields the protein MLEIGLGVFLFTLIVMSLVFIILAARSRLVASGQVNIFINDEKTIAAPVGTKLLSALADAKLFVASACGGGGTCGQCKVRVQEGGGVILPTETSHINKREASAGERLSCQVVVKQDMRIEVPREVFGIKRWQCRVRSNRSVATFIKELVLELPAGEELNFRAGGYIQIECPPHHIKYADFDIPGQFREDWERFNLFDLESEVEEPVMRAYSMANFPDEKGIVMLNVRVATPPPRMTGVPPGIMSSYIFGLEPGDTVTISGPYGEFFAKHTKAEMVFIGGGAGMAPMRAHIFDQLKRLDSERKMSFWYGARSKREMFYHEEFEALAARHENFSWHIALSDPLPEDEWQGDVGFIHEVLHENYLRDHPAPEDIEYYICGPPMMTQAVLKMLSDLGVEKENILLDDFGG from the coding sequence ATGCTGGAAATCGGACTCGGCGTATTCCTGTTCACCCTGATCGTCATGTCGCTGGTGTTCATCATCCTCGCGGCGCGTTCGCGCCTCGTGGCCAGCGGACAGGTGAACATCTTCATCAACGATGAGAAGACGATCGCGGCGCCCGTCGGCACCAAGCTGCTCTCCGCGCTCGCCGACGCCAAGCTTTTCGTCGCCTCGGCCTGCGGTGGCGGGGGCACCTGCGGGCAATGCAAGGTGCGCGTCCAGGAAGGCGGCGGCGTGATCCTGCCGACCGAGACCTCGCATATCAACAAGCGGGAAGCGTCGGCCGGCGAGCGCTTGTCCTGCCAGGTCGTCGTCAAGCAGGACATGCGCATCGAGGTGCCGCGCGAGGTGTTCGGCATCAAGCGCTGGCAGTGCCGCGTGCGCTCGAACCGCAGCGTGGCGACCTTCATCAAGGAACTGGTGCTGGAACTGCCCGCCGGCGAAGAGCTGAATTTCCGTGCCGGAGGCTATATCCAGATCGAATGCCCGCCGCATCACATCAAGTACGCGGATTTCGACATCCCGGGACAGTTCCGCGAGGACTGGGAGCGTTTCAACCTGTTCGACCTCGAGTCGGAGGTGGAAGAGCCGGTGATGCGGGCGTACTCGATGGCCAACTTTCCGGACGAAAAAGGGATCGTGATGCTGAACGTGCGCGTCGCGACACCGCCGCCCCGCATGACGGGCGTGCCGCCGGGGATCATGTCCTCGTATATCTTCGGCCTCGAGCCGGGTGATACGGTGACCATCTCCGGACCCTACGGGGAGTTCTTTGCCAAGCACACGAAGGCCGAGATGGTGTTCATCGGCGGTGGCGCGGGGATGGCGCCCATGCGGGCGCACATCTTCGACCAGCTCAAGCGGCTCGACAGCGAACGAAAGATGAGTTTCTGGTACGGGGCACGCAGCAAGCGGGAGATGTTCTACCACGAGGAATTCGAAGCACTCGCGGCCAGGCACGAGAACTTCAGCTGGCACATCGCGTTGTCGGATCCCTTGCCCGAGGACGAGTGGCAGGGGGATGTCGGGTTCATCCACGAGGTGCTGCACGAGAATTACCTGCGCGATCATCCCGCGCCGGAGGATATCGAGTACTACATCTGCGGTCCGCCGATGATGACCCAGGCGGTGCTGAAGATGTTGTCGGACCTCGGGGTGGAGAAGGAAAACATTCTGCTCGATGACTTCGGAGGCTGA
- the rarD gene encoding EamA family transporter RarD, which yields MPDERRAGVLYAFAAFGFWGLTPIYYKLLPHVPPVEVLAHRIVWSVVFGAVFVSLVRAWPAVRSAVASPATLGKLALTAALVSTNWLVYIYAVVNDQVMSTSLGYYINPLVNVLLGMLFLGERLGRGRALAVALATLGTASLAFELGGLPWISLTLAFSFGFYGLIRKRLGLHPMAGLFVETLLVAPLAVLALAWFVLQGTSSFGLDLRTSLLLVLAGPVTLLPLLWFAEAARRLPLITIGFFQYLGPTLTFLLATLVYGEAFTPAWAITFVLIWSALTVFTIDSVAMRRKLRRLAAASEGS from the coding sequence GTGCCCGATGAGCGACGGGCGGGCGTGCTCTACGCGTTCGCGGCCTTTGGCTTCTGGGGCCTGACCCCGATCTATTACAAGCTCCTGCCGCATGTTCCACCGGTCGAAGTGCTGGCGCACCGGATCGTCTGGAGTGTCGTGTTCGGCGCCGTGTTCGTGAGCCTGGTAAGGGCCTGGCCGGCGGTGAGGTCGGCCGTGGCGAGCCCGGCGACATTGGGCAAACTGGCGCTTACCGCGGCGCTGGTCAGCACCAACTGGCTGGTCTACATCTACGCGGTGGTCAACGACCAGGTGATGTCGACCAGCCTGGGTTATTACATCAATCCGCTGGTGAACGTCCTGCTCGGCATGTTGTTTCTCGGCGAGCGCCTCGGGCGCGGGCGAGCCCTGGCCGTGGCGCTCGCGACCCTCGGCACCGCGAGCCTGGCCTTCGAACTGGGCGGGCTGCCCTGGATCTCGCTCACGCTGGCGTTCAGCTTCGGCTTCTACGGGCTGATCCGCAAGCGCCTCGGACTGCATCCCATGGCCGGCCTGTTCGTCGAGACGCTGCTCGTCGCGCCGCTCGCGGTACTCGCACTCGCCTGGTTCGTCCTCCAGGGAACCTCTTCTTTCGGCCTGGACCTGCGGACCTCGCTGCTGCTCGTGCTGGCCGGGCCCGTGACCTTGCTGCCCCTGCTGTGGTTCGCGGAAGCGGCGCGGCGCCTGCCCTTGATCACGATCGGCTTTTTTCAGTACCTTGGCCCGACCTTGACCTTTCTGCTGGCGACGCTGGTCTATGGCGAGGCTTTCACGCCCGCATGGGCCATCACGTTCGTATTGATCTGGAGTGCACTGACGGTGTTTACGATCGACAGCGTGGCGATGCGGCGTAAATTGCGGCGCCTTGCTGCGGCGAGCGAAGGGTCGTGA
- a CDS encoding nuclease-related domain-containing protein, whose product MNPTSASWLLGLGAACLLFALAAAVLLVRRRRHRLDRLLRKIAWEQLRDVVVPDEVDGEIHVDLALLTQRGILVLEVRRAAGTLFWGEQLDRWTVLDGVHRKVIENPMPGLRARRHAVHAIVPTVPVSGRVLLVGAVEIAGSRPPGVLLQDDLLAEFPACTGRPPQKMAGAWDTLKSSVRAL is encoded by the coding sequence GTGAACCCGACGTCCGCGTCGTGGCTGCTCGGCCTCGGCGCGGCCTGCCTGTTGTTCGCGCTGGCGGCCGCCGTGTTGCTCGTGCGTCGTCGCCGCCATCGCCTCGATCGCCTGCTGCGCAAGATTGCCTGGGAACAGCTCCGCGACGTGGTCGTGCCGGACGAGGTGGACGGCGAGATCCACGTCGATCTCGCCCTGCTGACGCAGCGGGGCATCCTGGTGCTGGAGGTACGACGGGCCGCGGGCACCCTGTTCTGGGGCGAACAGCTGGATCGCTGGACCGTACTCGATGGCGTGCATCGCAAAGTGATCGAGAATCCCATGCCCGGCCTGAGAGCGAGGCGTCACGCCGTGCATGCGATCGTGCCGACGGTTCCGGTTTCCGGGCGCGTGTTGCTGGTGGGCGCCGTGGAAATTGCCGGTTCACGCCCGCCCGGCGTCCTGCTGCAGGACGACCTGCTCGCGGAGTTCCCGGCCTGCACCGGCCGGCCGCCGCAGAAGATGGCGGGCGCCTGGGACACGCTCAAGTCCTCGGTCCGCGCACTCTGA
- a CDS encoding CBS domain-containing protein: MGVLVRDYMSSNLTRFFPDMDVLEAVALMIEKGISGGPVVDRLGNLVGVIAEKDCLEPAMQAGYYGSRGGVVRDFMATEFEVADIDDSIMDIARLLQRDGHFYNRGVPVMKHNRVVGNISLRDVLRAFQDMAGQSE, encoded by the coding sequence ATGGGCGTGCTCGTGCGCGACTACATGTCCAGCAACCTCACCCGCTTTTTCCCGGACATGGATGTGCTGGAGGCCGTCGCGTTGATGATCGAGAAAGGGATTTCCGGTGGTCCGGTGGTGGATCGACTGGGCAATCTCGTCGGCGTCATCGCGGAGAAAGATTGCCTGGAGCCGGCCATGCAGGCCGGCTACTACGGCTCACGCGGCGGCGTGGTCCGCGACTTCATGGCGACGGAATTCGAGGTGGCCGACATCGACGACAGCATCATGGACATCGCGCGTCTGTTGCAGCGGGATGGCCATTTCTACAACCGCGGCGTGCCGGTCATGAAACACAACCGCGTCGTCGGCAATATCAGCCTGCGGGATGTTCTCAGGGCGTTCCAGGATATGGCGGGGCAGTCCGAGTGA
- the ppk1 gene encoding polyphosphate kinase 1, protein MAQTAESTPSPASEASGKIDLTAPEWYLNRELTWLAFNRRVLNEAEDERTPLLERVKFLAIVSSNLDEFFMKRVGGLKQQLGAGVQELSVDGRSPEQQLRECEAEVRAIKERKDDLFPQLHALLNAADIHLSRYAELDKTAQATLREWYLENIYPLLTPIGMDPAHPFPFISNLSLNLLVTVNQPDGARGPRLVRIKVPVGGGIPRFIRIGESAHFVPLEDIIAYNLDKLLPELEIQRWDLFRVTRNAIVERYEEQANDLLQVIEAELRDRKFAPTVRLEVSDGMPPVHRGMLAAELGLDEATDVFEVDGLMQRRDLMELLALDRPDLKDPPHHPIEHPKLMDAPNIFHLIRNSGPILLQHPYESFATSVERFLREASQDPKVLAIKMTLYRTARKSKIIEYLIDAAENGKQVAVAVELKARFDEEANVRWANSLEEAGIHVSYGVIGLKTHAKAIFVLRRDYDGLRRYAHLGTGNYHAGTARLYSDLGLLTSDPVLGEDLTELFNFLTTGYVANRRYTKLLPAPTNLKRALLEKIAREIALHSPENPGLIRFKTNALEDSEIARALYRASMAGVQVELIVRDSCRLRAGVPGLSENIRIISIVGRFLEHARIYYFRNGGDEEYFIGSADCMKRNLEARVETIVPVEDPECQGMLREILDIQLRDRRSAWDMQPDGQYVQRQPGEGDDPRSAHEILIERAQKRVRASGRKKLHGRDKRRGRLLS, encoded by the coding sequence ATGGCCCAGACCGCAGAATCCACCCCTTCCCCTGCCTCCGAGGCCTCGGGAAAAATCGATCTCACCGCGCCCGAGTGGTACCTGAACCGGGAGCTCACGTGGCTGGCGTTCAACCGCCGGGTGCTGAACGAGGCCGAGGATGAACGCACCCCGCTGCTCGAGCGCGTGAAGTTTCTCGCCATCGTGAGCTCCAACCTCGACGAGTTTTTCATGAAACGCGTCGGAGGTCTCAAGCAGCAGCTGGGTGCAGGGGTCCAGGAGTTGTCCGTGGACGGCCGGAGCCCGGAGCAGCAACTCCGGGAATGCGAGGCGGAAGTCCGCGCCATCAAGGAGCGCAAGGACGACCTGTTCCCGCAACTGCACGCGTTGCTCAATGCGGCCGACATTCACCTGAGCCGTTATGCGGAGCTCGACAAAACGGCGCAGGCGACCTTGCGCGAATGGTACCTGGAAAACATTTATCCGCTGCTGACACCCATCGGCATGGATCCCGCCCATCCGTTCCCGTTCATTTCCAACCTTTCGCTCAACCTGCTGGTCACGGTCAACCAGCCCGACGGCGCCCGGGGACCCCGCCTGGTGCGCATCAAGGTCCCGGTGGGTGGTGGCATCCCGCGTTTCATCCGGATCGGCGAAAGCGCGCACTTCGTCCCGCTAGAGGACATCATCGCGTACAACCTCGACAAGCTGCTGCCGGAACTCGAGATCCAGCGCTGGGACCTCTTCCGGGTCACGCGGAACGCCATCGTCGAACGCTACGAGGAACAGGCCAACGACCTGCTCCAGGTCATCGAGGCGGAACTGCGCGACCGCAAGTTCGCGCCCACCGTCCGGCTGGAGGTGAGCGACGGCATGCCCCCCGTGCACCGCGGCATGCTCGCGGCCGAACTCGGTCTCGACGAGGCCACCGACGTATTCGAGGTCGATGGCCTGATGCAGCGTCGCGACCTCATGGAACTGCTCGCGCTGGACCGCCCGGATCTCAAGGATCCGCCCCATCATCCCATCGAGCACCCCAAGCTCATGGACGCGCCGAATATCTTTCACCTGATCCGCAACAGCGGGCCGATCCTCCTGCAGCACCCCTACGAGTCATTCGCCACCTCCGTGGAACGTTTTCTACGGGAAGCCAGCCAGGATCCCAAGGTGCTTGCGATCAAGATGACGCTCTACCGCACGGCGCGCAAATCGAAGATCATCGAATACCTGATCGATGCGGCGGAGAACGGCAAGCAGGTGGCCGTCGCCGTGGAACTCAAGGCACGATTCGACGAAGAGGCGAATGTGCGCTGGGCCAATTCGCTGGAAGAAGCCGGCATCCATGTCTCCTACGGCGTCATCGGCCTCAAGACGCATGCCAAGGCGATCTTCGTCCTGCGCAGGGATTATGACGGCTTGCGGCGCTACGCCCACCTCGGCACCGGGAATTACCATGCCGGCACGGCGCGCCTCTACAGCGATCTCGGGCTGCTGACCAGCGACCCGGTGCTGGGCGAGGACCTGACGGAGCTGTTCAATTTCCTCACGACCGGCTACGTCGCCAACCGGCGTTACACCAAGCTGCTCCCCGCGCCGACCAACCTCAAGCGCGCGTTACTGGAAAAGATCGCGCGCGAAATCGCGCTGCACAGCCCGGAGAACCCGGGCCTGATCCGCTTCAAGACCAATGCGCTCGAGGATTCCGAGATCGCCCGGGCGTTGTACCGCGCGTCCATGGCGGGCGTCCAGGTGGAACTGATCGTGCGCGACAGCTGCAGGCTGCGCGCCGGAGTCCCCGGCTTGTCGGAGAACATCCGCATCATCAGCATCGTCGGCCGCTTCCTGGAGCATGCGCGTATCTACTATTTTCGCAACGGCGGCGACGAAGAGTATTTCATCGGTTCCGCGGACTGCATGAAGCGCAACCTCGAGGCGCGCGTGGAGACCATCGTCCCCGTCGAGGACCCGGAATGCCAGGGCATGCTGCGCGAGATTCTCGATATCCAGCTGCGGGATCGGCGCAGCGCCTGGGACATGCAACCGGACGGGCAGTACGTGCAACGCCAGCCGGGCGAAGGCGACGATCCGCGCAGCGCGCACGAGATCCTGATCGAGCGGGCGCAGAAGCGCGTCCGCGCTTCCGGCCGGAAAAAACTGCATGGACGGGACAAGCGCCGCGGCCGCCTGCTGAGTTGA